A single genomic interval of Oncorhynchus mykiss isolate Arlee chromosome 13, USDA_OmykA_1.1, whole genome shotgun sequence harbors:
- the LOC118938427 gene encoding zinc finger protein GLIS2-like → MVSLDEPLDLKLPQANGRVRLGKRACSASICAPLSATRQRLLRNLPMTYPSPPPSPGTPLYHQERVGSCTPPAMDLSLSPSFRHAPSPSPSSSSRHAPSPSASPSSPLDYPPSCSPATPIYSREAALPRYLEGDASPQGFQIFLPIGTTGGGFNLPSSMFIGQPGEKRASPDPSSNEQLACHWMKCHLLFDSLQDLVDHINDYHVKPEKDSGYCCHWEGCARNGRGFNARYKMLIHIRTHTNEKPHHCPTCNKSFSRLENLKIHTRSHTGEKPYICPYEGCSKRYSNSSDRFKHTRTHYVDKPYYCKMAGCLKRYTDPSSLRKHIKAHGHFVATQEQASSAGLGVFLKGGGLHGGNSGGVSEMGYVGGAHIIIPGGAAMASLLGGHHLGASLPLSAMCGPLDLSRLGHPGASLFSLGSGGGGLGWCDSSLLPFGLSTASVFGLASMGLGRLGRGESRREGEEEDGCEEEREDEVLNLSAGGYGGTGAGRDLPSWVVIQSPGALVLKPAVVS, encoded by the exons ATGGTATCATTGGACGAGCCTCTGGACCTGAAGCTTCCACAGGCCAATGGGAGGGTCAGGTTGGGAAAGAGGGCATGCTCGGCCTCCATCTGCGCCCCCCTCAGTGCCACACGACAACGTCTGCTACGTAACCTACCGATGACCTacccctcaccacctccctctccag GTACCCCCCTGTACCACCAGGAGAGGGTAGGTTCCTGCACCCCCCCTGCCATGGACCTgagtctctccccctccttccgaCACgcaccctccccctctccctcctcctcctcccgccaTGCACCCTCCCCCTCTGCCTCACCCTCCTCACCCCTGGACTACCCACCCAGCTGCAGCCCAGCCACACCCATCTACTCCAGG gaaGCAGCTCTCCCTCGTTACCTGGAAGGCGATGCTTCTCCGCAGGGCTTCCAGATCTTCCTGCCAATCGGGACCACAGGGGGCGGGTTCAACCTGCCCTCCTCCATGTTCATTGGTCAGCCCGGGGAGAAGAGGGCGTCACCCGATCCCTCATCGAACGAGCAGCTGGCCTGCCATTGGATGAAG tgCCACCTGCTGTTTGACTCGTTACAGGACCTGGTGGATCACATCAATGACTACCATGTCAAACCTGAAAAGGATTCTGGGTACTGCTGCCACTGGGAGGGCTGTGCCCGCAACGGGAGGGGATTCAACGCCAG GTACAAGATGTTGATCCACATCAGGACCCACACCAATGAGAAGCCTCACCACTGTCCCACCTGCAACAAGAGCTTTTCTCGCCTGGAGAACCTCAAgatacacacacgctcacacacag gAGAGAAGCCGTACATCTGTCCGTACGAGGGCTGCAGCAAGCGCTACTCCAACTCCAGCGACCGCTTCAAGCACACGCGCACCCACTACGTGGACAAGCCCTACTACTGCAAGATGGCTGGCTGCCTTAAACGCTACACCGACCCCAGCTCCCTCCGCAAACACATCAAGGCCCACGGACACTTCGTCGCGACCCAGGAACAGGCCTCCTCAGCCGGGCTTGGGGTGTTCCTCAAAGGGGGTGGTCTCCACGGAGGTAACAGTGGAGGGGTCTCAGAGATGGGCTATGTCGGCGGGGCCCATATTATCATCCCAGGAGGGGCCGCCATGGCTTCTCTCCTAGGGGGCCACCATCTAGGGGCCTCGCTGCCTCTCTCGGCCATGTGTGGCCCTCTGGATCTCAGCAGACTAGGTCACCCTGGAGCCTCCTTGTTCTCACTAGGTAGTGGAGGTGGGGGATTGGGTTGGTGTGATTCCTCCCTGCTCCCGTTTGGACTCTCGACTGCATCCGTGTTTGGGTTGGCTTCCATGGGTCTGGGGCGGCtagggagaggggagagcaggagggagggggaggaggaggacggatgtgaagaggagagggaggatgaggtATTGAATTTGTCTGCGGGAGGGTACGGAGGGACAGGGGCGGGGCGGGACCTCCCCTCCTGGGTGGTGATTCAATCCCCTGGGGCACTGGTGCTCAAACCAGCTGTTGTCAGCTAg
- the LOC110485554 gene encoding beta-1,3-galactosyltransferase 2, which translates to MSPALMQSCTALSGRLYRRPCFLFILVAVAVSVTYTTFALNWWNDPQRPSVISHTGKIADDDQVNPRVLTNRNGVQWEDPGRYHVAYPRGYKFIMDEPEKCRTGNQAPFLVLMAPVAPGNLASRDAIRRTWGNETLVHGKKVQTLFMLGLPGGPGAQELQEKVNQESRVHHDLLQSNFKDTYHNLTIKTMVILEWLVSRCPEASYAMKIDSDVFLNVQNLVSMLVNPDTPKQNYMTGLVWWHSPVLRNPNNKFFLPYEVMAESEYPPYPLGFGYIMSMDLPKKIMGVTPQIKPIYIEDAYLGMCLKRLGISPTNPPRKSLFDVNPIYSYGRCKLSTVVAVTTTKVSQLLRYWQDYTRPGPPC; encoded by the exons ATGAG CCCAGCTCTGATGCAATCCTGTACAGCCCTTTCTGGAAGGCTGTATAGAAGACCCTGTTTTCTATTCATCCTGGTGGCAGTGGCTGTCTCCGTGACCTACACCACCTTCGCCTtgaattggtggaatgacccaCAGCGACCCTCGGTAATCAGTCACACTGGAAAGATTGCTGATGATGATCAGGTGAACCCGCGTGTCTTGACCAATCGGAATGGTGTCCAATGGGAGGATCCCGGGCGGTACCACGTGGCATACCCGCGGGGATACAAATTCATAATGGATGAGCCGGAGAAGTGTCGGACCGGGAATCAGGCCCCGTTCCTGGTGCTGATGGCCCCCGTGGCGCCTG GTAACCTGGCCTCCAGGGACGCCATCCGCAGGACGTGGGGTAATGAGACCCTGGTGCATGGGAAGAAGGTACAAACGCTATTCATGTTAGGACTTCCTGGAGGACCAGGTGCCCAGGAGCTGCAGGAGAAG GTGAACCAGGAGAGCCGGGTGCACCACGACCTCCTCCAGAGCAACTTCAAGGACACCTACCATAACCTGACCATCAAGACCATGGTGATCCTCGAGTGGCTCGTCTCGCGGTGCCCTGAGGCCTCCTACGCCATGAAGATTGACTCAGACGTGTTCCTCAACGTCCAGAACCTTGTCTCCATGCTGGTCAACCCTGACACTCCCAAACAGAACTACATGACCGGTCTAGTCTGGTGGCACAGCCCGGTGCTGAGAAACCCCAACAACAAGTTCTTCCTGCCTTATGAGGTGATGGCTGAGTCGGAGTATCCTCCGTACCCTCTGGGGTTTGGCTACATCATGTCCATGGACCTCCCCAAGAAGATCATGGGGGTCACTCCACAGATCAAG CCCATCTACATCGAGGATGCCTACCTGGGGATGTGTCTGAAGCGACTGGGCATCTCCCCCACCAATCCTCCCAGAAAGTCACTCTTTGACGTCAACCCCATCTACAGCTACGGACGCTGCAAACTGTCCACCGTGGTTGCCGTGACGACGACCAAAGTGAGCCAGCTGCTGAGGTACTGGCAGGACTACACAAGGCCCGGCCCGCCGTGCTGA
- the LOC110485550 gene encoding beta-1,3-galactosyltransferase 2-like, with protein sequence MEKQGGNGCKRQVVVESPVRPLRSLVRPCFIFLLFLSTVIVIILLGFPDRFSQTDWWKNLSLYTYYHRWTNPDRHRGPSPTTIPPTTVPAPPSATIRPLPTNHYHFGYPRNYHFIVDEPDKCNTQTPFLVLIVPVAPGNLAARDAIRRTWGNETLVQGKKVQTLFMLGLPGGLGAQELQEKVNQESQVHHDLLQSNFLDSYLNLTIKTMVIMDWLATHCTNATYAMKIDSDMFLNVENLMTMLLRPDVPKVNYLTGMLMWDRPVIRNPNSKWYVPVEMLADNRYPTYTLGMGYVFSNDLPERFVAVSKDIKLFNIEDAYVGACMKKLGLSPTNSPDPWQWKAYLGKYNRCEFSKVITYILSRPSQIVDYWMDLKKTPGPPCP encoded by the exons ATGGAGAAACAAGGAGGGAATGGATGTAAACG TCAAGTCGTGGTCGAGAGCCCTGTACGACCACTGCGGTCTCTGGTGCGGCCGTgtttcatcttcctcctcttcctgtccacGGTCATCGTGATCATCCTCTTAGGTTTTCCTGACAGATTCTCCCAGACAGACTGGTGGAAAAACCTATCACTGTACACATACTACCATAGATGGACCAACCCCGACCGCCACCGTGGACCATCCCCAACCACCATTCCCCCAACCACAGTACCAGCCCCACCCTCAGCCACCATACGTCCGCTACCAACCAATCACTACCACTTTGGCTACCCTCGTAACTACCACTTCATCGTAGACGAACCGGACAAGTGTAATACCCAGACCCCGTTCCTGGTGCTGATAGTCCCCGTGGCGCCCGGTAACCTGGCCGCCAGGGACGCCATCCGCAGGACGTGGGGTAATGAGACCCTGGTGCAGGGGAAGAAGGTACAGACGCTATTCATGCTAGGACTTCCTGGAGGACTAGGTGCCCAGGAGCTGCAGGAGAAG GTGAACCAGGAGAGCCAAGTGCATCATGATCTACTCCAGAGCAACTTCCTGGACTCTTACCTCAACCTCACCATTAAGACCATGGTGATTATGGACTGGCTGGCCACCCACTGCACCAATGCCACCTACGCCATGAAGATCGACTCAGACATGTTCCTCAACGTAGAGAACCTGATGACTATGTTGCTGAGACCGGACGTCCCCAAG GTGAACTACCTGACAGGGATGCTGATGTGGGATCGCCCGGTCATCCGGAACCCCAACTCCAAATGGTATGTTCCGGTGGAGATGTTAGCCGACAACCGATACCCGACCTACACACTTGGTATGGGATACGTGTTCTCCAACGACCTGCCGGAGAGGTTCGTGGCGGTATCCAAGGACATCAAGCTTTTTAATATAGAAGACGCCTATGTTGGCGCCTGTATGAAGAAACTGGGCCTCTCGCCCACAAACTCACCAGATCCTTGGCAATGGAAGGCCTATCTCGGCAAGTACAATCGCTGTGAATTTTCCAAAGTCATCACCTATATTTTGAGCCGCCCGTCCCAGATAGTGGACTACTGGATGGACCTGAAGAAGACACCTGGTCCACCCtgtccctag